The genomic segment GTTGAGATCGTCCCAGAAGAAGCCGTAAGGCACCCAGTTGTTCTGATGCAGCAGCGCCAGCAGATGCATGGGCCCGAGCATCCAGACGGTACGGCGGTGGTCGTAGTAGAGGCGGATGGCATCGGCCATCGCACGCTGATCCGCAAGGCCGAACGCGGCGCCCGGGCCGATCAGGCGGGCGATCAGACGTCCCTGCATGTAGCCCCAGCCCAGCAGCAGCATCACCACTGCCCAGGCCACGGCAATGCGGCGACGTGAGGGGCTGCCGAGCAGCAGCAGCTCGCCGAGCAGCCATCCGCATGCCACGGCGTAATACGGCTGCACCAGGAGCAGGTCGGGATGCGCCTGGTGCTCGTAGACCGTGAACGCGAATCCGAGATGCGCGGCGATCCAGAAGGCGGTGACCTCCGGCCGCGCGCGCACGGTCTCGACGACGGCGCGCGGCCGTGCCAGAGCACCCGCCCAGCGCACGAGCACCACGAGCAGGAACAAGGCCGGCAACAGCCGCGGCCATGCGCGATAGGCGCGTGCGTCGGTGACGACGAACCAGAAGTTCTCGAAGAGGCTGTCCATCCGGTGGATGCTGCCGGTGGGCAGCACGAACTCCTGGAACAGCTGCTCGCCGGCGACGCCGTGCCAGACGAAGTAGGCCTCGTACGCTGCGGCCGCGATCGCCGCGCCGAGCGCCACCAGCGTCGCCCGACGCAGCGGCGCCTCGCGCGACAACAGCAGGGACAGTCCGATCGACCCGAGCACGATCGCCGATGGCTGCCAGCACAGCAGCGCGCACGCAGCGGCGAAACCGCTGGCGATGTACCTTCGCGCGATCATCAGCACGTGTGCCGCCAGCATGGCCGTGACCGTGAACACGTGGGGCCGGCCGCCCGAGGCTCCCTCCAGGAACAACCCTTCGACCACCATCAGCGCCGCGCCAGCTGCCACGCCCGCCACCGCATGGCCCGACAACATGGTTGCGAGCCGGTACGCGAGCCATACGCTCATCAACACCGAGGCCACGCTCAAGGCGCGGAAGGACATGACCGGGTCGATGCCCGCGATCGCACCGGCGGCAATGGCGGCGCCCGACAGGAGCGAGCTGAGCTGCGTCTTCGGATCTGCCATCGAAACGTGCGGCGGCACTCCCGCCGCCGCGCGCTCGGACAGGAAGAAGAAGATCTGGTTGTCGGCCAGAATCGCGCGGCCGGTGATGTCGTAGGCCGCGCAGACGCTCAGTGCCGCTGCGAGCAGCAGAGTCACCGCGATGGCGCGCACCGCTTTCACGACGGCCCCCGCTGCGAGGGCGACGCCGGCCGATTCTGCGGCCGCGCCGGAGAGCGCCGGAGATTTTCGAGAATGCTCCGCTCGTCTTGCCGCTCAGGGACGGCAGCGCCGCGGCTCTTCGGTGCCGGCGCGCGGCGCGTATCGCGTGGCGGCGCGGCCGCATCGCTGCCCCTGCGCGGCGGCGCGGCCTCACTTCGTGGAGCGGCGGACTTGTCACTGGCCTCCGCAGGCTGCGTCTTCGGCTTGGGCTTTTCGGGAACCGCCGAGACGGCAACGCCGAGCAGAGCACCGATCTCGACGCGCCCGCCGGTTTCGGCCAGCGTCGCGGCGGACTCGCCGTGCTCGTCCTGAAGCGACTTGTCGGCGCCGGCGTCGAGCAGCTGCGCAACGAGGGCACCGTGCCCGTAGAGCGTCGCCACCATCAGCGCCGTGCGGCCGGCTGCGCTGCGATGATTCACGTCGGCTCCTGCTTGGAGCAGCTCGCCGGCCGTGCGGGCCTGCCCGGCGGCGGCGGCGAGCATCAGCGCGGTCCAGCCGTCGCTCGGCCGTTGCGCCTCGGCGTCGTCGGCGAAGAAGTTGGCGCGATCGGCAATCGATGCGCTGGCCGCCGGCACCCATCTTTGCGCATCGACGGCGGCGCCGCGCTCGAGCAGCGCGCGCACCATCGTCACCACGCCCGACTGTGCAGCGCGCATGAGAAGCGTCATGCCTTCGGTATCGCGCCGATCGATGGCGCCGGCTCGCTCGAGCGCGAGCACCACGGCGCCGTCGGCGCCGCGAAGCGCCATCCGCGCCCGTCGCGCCAATGTGTTCTGCCCGGTGCGCTCCCACGAAGCGCCGGCAAGCGTCAGGGTCGCGACCATGTCGAGGTCGTCCTGCCGAACGGCAAGATCGAGCGGCGTCGCGGCGCCCCTGGCACGCGCGTCCGGCGCCGCACCGTGCTCGAGCAGCAGCCTGGCAAGCGGAGCGTGCCGGGCAGTGACGGCAGCGAACAATGCGCTCTCGCCGAACGCCGTCGCCTGCGCGCGCGCGCCGAGCTCGAGCAGCTCGGCGACGCGGTCCTGCCGTCCGGCGGCCGCGGCGCGCACGAGCATCGCGTCGAGCACCGTCTGGCGAACCGGCGCCTCGCCGACGGCCTGCACGAGCGTCTCGAACGACCGGCTCCTGGCGCGCGCCGCCGCGATCTGCACTGCCGAACGCGCCGGACCGCCAGCGAGCGGATCGGCGCCGGCTTCGATGAGCGCCCTCGCCGTCTCCACGCGCGCCTGAAGAACGGCCAGCGCAAGCGGAGTGCGGTTTGCCTTTGCCGGCGTGTCGGCTGCGGCGCCGCGTTGCAGGAGAAGGCGCAGGCTCTCGACGTTGCCGCGTTCGGCCGCCTCCCCAAGCGGAGTCTGTCGGGCCCGGGAGCGGACGTCGACGGGCGCGCCGTCGTCCAGGAGCGCGCGCAGCCGGCCGGCATCAGCGCCTGCCGCCTCGATGACGGCGCGCGTGAGGCCACCACGTTCGCCACGCTGGCATCGCGCGGCCGGCGGCTGCGCAATCGTCAGGGCAATGGCCACCAACGCCGTCGTTGCGCCCAGAGGAACTTTCCGCACTTGCGTCAGCCTTTGGTCACGGACGGACCCGACGGCAGATCCTGCAAGGAGAAACCCCACTCGGCCAGCATCGCTTCCTCGTCTTCGGCGGACGCGGCCTTCTTGTAGCGGGCGCCCGAGCGTCCCTTCACGCGGCGTTCGCACTCGGCCCACGTCGCGTGGCGCGCCGGAACGCCGTCGACGACGCTCAGATACGAATAGGCTTTCTTGGCTTTGGCGGACTCTTTCGGCGACGGCGCCGCGCCGGGCTGCGGGATCGCTGCCAGATCGTGCGCGTATCCGCGGTACGCGCCCTGATAGAGATCGACGTGCTTGCCGCTGGCAAAGCCGGTGGCGATGGCATCGGCCCGCTCGTTGCCCGGCGTTCCCACGTGTCCGCGCACGTAGCGCCACTCGACCTTCGCGCACCGGGCGAGCGCGATCTCCAGGGCCTCCCACAGATCGCGATTGGCGACATCCCCGCCTTCGGCAGTCTTCCAACCGCGGCGCTTCCAGCTCTTCGTCCAGACCGTCACGCCGCGGATCAGATAGGTCGAGTCGGTCAGGATCGTCGTGCGCGATGCCGCAGCGCCGGCCGCTGCGCCGATCCATTCGAGCGCACGCAGGGCAGCCGTCAGCTCCATGCGATTGTTGGTCGTATGGCCGCCGCTGCCACCGAGCTCGCAGACGGTCGATCTGGCCACCCACAGCACGGCGCCCCAGCCGCCGGGGCCGGGATTTCCTTTGGCGGCACCATCGGTGAACGCCCACACTTCGATGGTCTCGTCCACCGTCGCCAGCGTCAGGGTTCGTCGAGATCCAGGGCCAGCGCGATGCCGGCGAGGTTGAGACCGTAGTACCGGCTCAGGCGGATGATGGCTGCCAGACGATCGAGCACGTGCGACGGAATGACCACGTCCGACCCGACGCGGCGGCCGCTGCCGAGCAGGCCGAATTCGTAGACCTCGCGAACCCACGACACCTCGCAGTGGTAGCACTCGGCCACGGTCTCCAGGCTGAGATAGCTCTCGCCTTCGATGACGACTCGCACCTGCCGCGTCACTGCTCCAGCTCCTCGCGGGCGCCGCCCGTCACCTTGCCCGGTGTGACCTCGGCCAGCCTGCGGAGCTGCTCGAGCTGTTTGGGCCCGAGCTCGGGCAGCGCCAGGCGCACAATGGCATAAAAGTCGCCGCGCTGCCCGCGGCTGTCTTCGAGCCCCTTGCCGCGAAGGCGCAGCCTGGCGCCGGCCTTGGTTCCCGGTTTCACGCTGAGGCTGACCTTGCCGGTGGGCGTGCGCACGCCCACGCGTGTTCCGAGCTCCGCCTCCCAGGGCGCCAGCGGGAGATCGGCCTCGACATCCTCGCCGTTGAGGCGGAACACCTCGTCGGAGGACAGGCGTATCGTCAGATACAGGTCGCCGGCCTCGCCTTCGGTGTCGCCGGCTTCGCCCATGCCCTTGAGCCGCATCGTCATGCCGTCGCGCACGTTCTTCGGAATGGCGACGTCGATCGTTCGCCGCTCGCGCACGCGGCCGACACCGACGCACGCCGGGCAGACGTGCTCGCCGATGAAGCCGACGCCTCCGCAGCGGTCGCAGGTCTTGTTGACGGGGATGTCGAAGCGGCTCTTGCCGCCGGCGAGCGCCTGGCTGATCGGCAACGACAGCTCCGCACGCACGTCGGCACCACGATGGCGGAAACGGCCGTGGCGGGCGTGCCCGCCCTGCTGGCGGCGAAGCTGCTCGCCGAACAGGGACTCGAAGAACTCGGAGAAGCCGCCGCGGCCGAAGGCGGCCTCGAACTCCTCGGGCGACATGCGCTGCTCGCCCGGCGGCGGCTGGAAATCCTGGCCGTGCTGCCAGTTCTGCCCGAAGCGATCGTACTTGGATCGCTTTTCCGAGTCCGAAAGCACCTCGTAGGCTTCGGCGATGCGCTTGAACCTCTTCTCCGCCTCGTCGCGGTCCTTGCCGTCCTTGTGGCGGTCGGGATGCCACTTGAGCGCCAGCTTGCGGTACGCCTTCTTGATGTCGTCGGCGCTGGCGTCACGAGGAACCCCGAGCACGGAGTAGTAGTCCTGGAATTCCACGAGGCCATCCTAATGCCGAGGGCGCGTCGCACAAGGCGCGGGCGGCCCGGATGCGGACGGCGGTGCGGAGCAACGTTCGCCCCGCAGGCCGTCGCCCGGCGCGCACGCGTCAGTCGTCGTCGGGCGCGATCTCCTCGAGTTCGCGTCCCGCCGTCTCCGGCACCAGGGTCAGGAGCAGCAGCGGCGCCGCCAGCGAGCACCACGCCATCGCGGTGATGGCGGCCGAGTGGCTGCCCAGCGCGTCGTAAAGCAGGCCCTCGGCGGCCAGGCCCGCTGCGATCGCCACCGTGGCGACGATGCTGCGCGCGGCCGAGGCGGTGGAGCGATAGGAGGTCGGAAACAGCTCGCTGCCGAGGGCCGCGAACAGCACGTCGATGCCGAACTGGGTGAAGATGACCATGATCCAGAACATCGGCAGCACGTAGCCCGCCGTGTTGTAGAGGCCGACGATGCCGATGGCATTGATGACGATGGCAGCCGACAGCACCGGACGGCGCCCGAAGCGATCGCTGGCGCGCCCGCACAGCAAGCCGCCGGTGATGGCCAGCAGCCCGCCGAGCAGGAACAGCATGCTGACGTTGGCGGGTGTGTAGCCGTGGATCTCCTGCAGGTACTTGGACTGGAACTGCAGGGCGCTGCCGACGGCGAACGAGACGGGGATCAGCGCCATGGCCAGGCCCAGCAGGCGCCAGGGGTAGCGCGTCAGCAGCTTGCGCAACGGGTCGAGCATCAGTGTGGGCACCTCGGCCGCCGCGCGCCGCCGCGCCTGCTCGGTGAACCGGTGCGTCTCTTCGAGCGTGCGGCGAAACCACACGATGAGCAGCAGCGGCAAGGCGCCGATGAAGTAGAGCGCGCGCCAGCCGTACGGCAGCACGTCGACCTGCGAGAACACGAGAGCGGCTACGCCGTGGCCGAACGCGCCGAAGGCGACCATCAGACCGATGCCCCAGCCTCGGGCATGGGAGTCGAGCTCCTCGGTCACGACGACGATGGCCAGCATCTCCTCGGAGTAGATGAACATGCGCGCCAGGAACTGCAGGACGGCGAACTCCACCGGGGTGCGGCAGAACGCGGTCAGGAACGTGCAGATGGTGAAGCCGAGCAGCGTCACCAGCAGCAGGCGCCGCCGCCCGATGCGGTCGGCCAGAATGTTCAGCGCCAGCGCCGGCAGCACGCCCAGGCGCACGATGCCGGTCAGATTGCCCAGACCGCTCTCGGTGACATCGAGCCCCTGCTGAATCTGCGGCAGCGCCAGACCCAGCAGGCCAAGGTCATACGAATTGACGAGATAGGTAAGACCGAGGGCGCCGAGCACCTTCCACTGCCGCTGCGTGACGCCCTCGGGCGTGCGGGAGTAGAAGAACAGCCACGACCACCACGGCTTGGCCGCCACTCAGCACGTCACCGCGCCGAGCGACGCGCTCGACACCAGCTTGGCGTACTTGGCCAGCACTCCGGTGCGGTAACGCGGCTCGGGAGCCTTCCACTGTGCGCGGCGGCGAGCCAGCTCCTCCTCGTCCACGTGCAGCTCGAGCAGATCCTTCTGCCCGTCGATCGTGATCATGTCGCCGTCCTGCACCAGCGCGATGGTGCCGCCGACGGCGGCCTCGGGCGCCACGTGCCCGACGACCAGACCGTAGGTGCCGCCCGAGAAGCGGCCGTCGGTGATCAGGCCGACCGAGTCGCCGAGGCCCTTGCCGATGATGGCCGAGGTCGGCGAGAGCATTTCGCGCATGCCCGGGCCGCCCTTGGGCCCCTCGTAGCGGATCACGACGACGTCTCCCTTGACGATGCGGTCGTTGAGGATGGCGCGCATGGCGTCCTCCTCCGAATCGAAAACGCGCGCAGGCCCGGTGATCTTGCTGCTCTTGAGACCACTGATCTTGGCCACCGCGCCTTCGGTGGCCAGATTGCCGCGCAGGATCGCCAGGTGCCCGTCCTTGTAGATCGGGTCGTCGAACGGACGCACCACGTCCTGGCCCGAGGGCGGATCGGCGGGCACGTGCTCGAGGTTCTCGGCGATCGTCCTTCCCGTCACCGTCGGGCAGTCGCCATGGATGAGGCCGCGCGCGAGCAGCATCTTCATGATCAGCGGAATGCCGCCGACGCGGTGCAGGTCGACGGCGACATAGCGGCCCGACGGCTTCAGATCGGCGATGACCGGGACCTTGCGACGGATGCGCTCGAAATCCTCGAGCGTCAGGTCGACCTCGGCGGCATGCGCGATCGCGAGCAGGTGCAGGACCGCGTTGGTCGAGCCGCCGACGGCGAAGTTGACGGCGATGGCGTTCTCGAAGGCCTTCTTCGTCAGGATGCGGCGCGACGTCACGTTGGCGCGAATCATCTCGACCAGCGCACGCCCGCTCTCGTAGGCGCTCTCGGCCTTCTCCGCATCCTCGGCCGCCATGGTGGAGGACCCCGGCAGGCTCATGCCCATCGCCTCGAAGGCGCTGCTCATGGTGTTGGCGGTGTACATGCCACCGCAGGCGCCCTTGCCGGGAATGGCGGCGCGCTCGACGGCGCAGAAATCCTCGTGCGAGATCCGTCCGGCATCGTACTCGCCGACGGCCTCGAACACGCTGACCACCGTCAGGTCCCTGCCGTTGAGATGGCCCGGCTTGATCGTGCCGCCGTAGACGAACACGGCGGGGATGTCGAGACGGGCCATGGCGATCATCGCGCCCGGCATGTTCTTGTCGCAGCCGCCGATGGCCAGGATGCCGTCCATCATCTGGCCGCGGCAGACGGTCTCGATCGAATCGGCGATGACCTCGCGGCTGACCAGGGAGCACTTCATGCCCTCGGTGCCCATGGAGATGCCGTCGCTGATCGTGATGGTGCCGAAGGTCTGCGGCATCGCCCCGCTCTCGCGCAGGCCGCGCGCCGCCTCGACGGCCAGCTCGCCGATGCCGGCGTTGCAGGGCGTGATGTCGCTGTGGGCGTTGGAGATGCCGACGATGGGCTTGCCGAAGTCCTCGTCGCGAAACCCGACCGCGCGAAGCATCGAGCGGTTGGGTGCGCGCTCGGTGCCCTCGGTGATGTGGTGGCTGTTGCGGTTCAGTCCGGTGGTCTGCGTCGATTGCGACATCGGCCGTGCTCTCCGGCACGGCAGCATACCCGAAAAGAATGACGGGGCGAGCGAGGCGCGCCGCTCCGCCGCTCTTCAGTCGGGAGGCATCGTCGTCGTCGTCGACGTGGTGGTTGAGATTTCGGCGCCGGCGGCCGATCCCTCGCAGTTCAGCTCGACCGGCTGCCCGACGGCGGCCTTGAGAATGGCCAGGGCGTCGCTGGCCGTGATGCTGCCGCTGCTGTTGACGTCGCAGACCGACAGCTCGCACTGGCCGCTGCCCACTGCCGTCTTCAGCGCCGCCAGCGAATCGCTGGCCTGGACGATACCGTTGCCCGTGGCGTCACCGCACACCGTCTCTGGCATGGTCGTGGTCGTCGTGACCGGGCACTGCGGCAGGCCGCTCGGCTCCTTGACGCAGCCCATGCCGACCTCGCAGCTGTTGATGGTGCACTCGTTGCCGTCTTCGCACGCGGCGTCGTCGGTGGCGTGATCGCAGCTGTCGCTCGTCTCGTTGCACGTGTCGGTCGTGCAGGCGAAACCGTCGCTGCAGTTGCGCGTTGCCGGCTGCGCCGGAATGCACCCGAGCGTGGCCGAGCAGAGCTCGTCGCCGTTGCAGAACGTGGTGTCCGCGCACATCGCGTGCACCGGCGTATTGGTGCACGCACCGAGCTGCATGCTGCAGGCGTCCGTCGTGCACGCGATGCTGTCGTTGCAGTTCGGCGCCGTCCCCTCGACGCAGCCGCTTTCGAGGTCACACACCTCGGTGCCGTCGCAGAAGTTGCCGTCGCTGCACGAGCCGTTGTTCGGGGTGTGCACGCAGACGGTGCCCTGGCACGTGTCGACGGTGCAGCTGACTTCGTCGCTGCAGTCGGTGACGTGCGTGCAGGTCGCGTTCTGGACGTCGCACGTGTCGACGGTGCACTCGCTGCCGTCACTGCAAAGCGGATTGGCGGGATAGCCGCCGACTGTCTGGGCGACGCAGCCGGCGAGCTGGCAGTCGGCCGTGCAGGCATCGTTCGGCGCCGTGTTGCCGTCATCGCAAGTCTCGCCCTGGTCGATCTCGCTGTTGCCGCACACCGGGCAGCCGAGCAGGTTCGCATTCACCTGCAGGACCGGCGCCGGAGTGATCGTGCCGTTGCGCACCGGCGGCTTGGCCGCATCACGGTAGATGAGGACGTTCTCGCCCGCGGTGGCGCCCGTGCGCGCCAACAGGAAGCTGCCTGCGTCCAGGCGCATGCTCTCGCGTGCGATCAGCGTGTTGACGCCATCCTGCGAGTTGTTGTTGTAGTTGGCGGTAGAGGTGAAGTGGATGCGGCAGGCTTCCAGCTCGACCTCCGCCGATATGCGGTTGGCGGTGAGCGTGCCGCTGACGGTCATGTCGCCGCTGCTGCGCGCCGAGAAGAAGCCACCGAAGCCGCCCTGGCGGCCGATCAGGCTGATGGCCCCTGCCAGCGTCATGTCTTCGCCGGAATTGATCTCGCCGATCCCTACGTTGCCGCCGTCCACGCTGAGCAGAGAGGTCGCCGACGCGTTGACGATGCCGTCCGCACTGACGTCGACGAAGCCGCCGTCACCGCTGAGCCCGTCCGACAGCGCCTCCAGCGTCCCGTGCACGGTGGCGTCGCCGCCCGCGTTCAGTGCGACCTCGCCACCGTAGCCGTCAGGGACCGATCCGCGCGAGACGAGGCTGACGAACTGGCCGACGACGATGTCGCGGCCCGCAAAGAGCAGGTGATCGCCGCCGTCGCCCGCAAAGTTGGTGACGTCCGTGTGGCCTTCCGACAAGAGGACGACGCGGTCGGCCCCGGAGCCACCGGAGAGCACGATGTCGCGCCCGGCCGTCATGTCGGTGAAGCCGCCGCTGCCGCTGCCGCCGATCGAGCTGACGGTGATATCGGCGTCGATGAGAATGTCGCGGCCGGCATTCATGGTGATCTCGCCGCCGTCGAAGTCGCCGCCGGTGGCGCTGACCGCGGTCCCGATGTCGATGTCCGTGCCGGCCGTGACGTTGAATTCTCCGCCATAGGCGAAAATGCCGCTGTCGACCTTGACGGCTCCGGTGACGTTGACGGCGCCGATGTAGGAACGGACCGTGACGCGCCCGCCGTCCGACTCGGCCTGGCTGCCGCTGAGGTCGATGCTGGAGGCAAGGGCGAGATCGCCGGTCGCGTTCAGGAAAAGATCGCCGGGAGTGACGGTCTTGCCCGTCACGGGTGCCGTCACGCTCAGGTTGCCGCTGCCCACCGAGCACGTTCCCGCCCCGCACTCGGCGTGCTGCAGGCACGGCATGGCGACGTTGTTGGAGCAGGCGCGGCGGGCGGTAACCGTGCCGCGAAAGCCGACGCCGCCCGCCTGAAGATTGATGCCCTTGCCGCCGACGGTGGTCGTGCCGGCCAGCACGGTGCCGATGTCGGCGCCGAAATCGAGCTGGCCATTGCCCGTCACCACGAGCTCGCGCACGCCAAAATCCAGGGTCGCATTGTCGACGACGATGACGCGGTCGGTGACCACGCAGGGATTGGCCGCGGGCGCGCAGACGTCGTCGGCGTGGTCGGCGGTGATGACGGCGAATGCGACGCGCGCGGAAGCGGCCGCGATCAGGGCCGCGGTGGGAAGGGTGAACCGAAGCAGATGCATTCCGGGATCAGCTCGCTGGCGCCGAAGCCTGCTGCTCGGCTGCCTCCGTGGTCTGGATGACCTGGTGAATCTCGAGAACGTTCGGGCCGGCGAACATCTCGGCCGGCGGGCGGTTGGAATGGGCTATGCGGAAGCTTTCGCTCTGGGTCCAGGCCCAGAACGCTTCCTCCGACTCCCAGTATGTCTGCACCAGGTAGTAGCCCTGCTCGGAGGATTCCTTCCAGCCGCCGGTGGCATGATCGAAGCGCCGCTGCACGGGCTTCAGGATCAGGTTCTTGATGAAGCCCGGCGAGCGGTCGATCAGGTGAGCGCGCTTGCGAAACCGATCCTCGAAGTCGGCCTCATGGCCCGCAGCGACAGGGATTCGGTTGGTCACGACAAACATGCGTCTCACCTCGCTCGTGGATTACGGACCCGGCGAGACTAACGACGAATGCCCCGGCGCACAACGCGCTTTCTCCCATTGTTTCGCGCTATCTTCGTGCCGTCGCGGCGCGTCTTGCCGTCTCCCCTTGCGCGCCCAGCGACAGCGCCAGCTCCTCGAGCAGAGCGGCCGTCTCCTCCCACCCGATGCAGGCGTCGGTGATGGACACGCCGTAGGAGAGCCTGCCGGAGACCTTCCAGTCCTGGCGCCCGGGGAACAGGTTGCTTTCCAGCAGCAGTCCCATCACGCGGCCCTCGCCCCCTTGCATCGTGGCGAGGACGTCGCGCGCAACCGCGGTCTGCCGCGCCGGGTCCTTGCTCGAGTTGCCGTGCGAGCAGTCCACCATCACCGGCCGAGCCACGCCCTCGGATGCCACCAGATCGGCAGCGGCCGCGATGTCGGCGGCCGAGTAGTTGGTGCGTCCGCCGCCGCCGCGCAGGACGATGTGGCGGTCGCGATTGCCGCGCGTCTTCATCACTGCGGTGACGCCGTCGGCGTTGATGCCGAGGAAGCTGTGGGGATGGCGCGCCGAGATCATGGCGTTGAGCGCGACGTCGAGGCCGCCGTCGGTGCCGTTCTTGAATCCGACGGGCATCGAAAGGCCGCTGGCGATCTCGCGGTGCGTCTGGCTTTCGGTGGTCCGCGCGCCGATGGCCGCCCACGAGACCACGTCGGCAACGTACTGCGGTGTGACCGGATCGAGCACTTCGGTGCCGCACGGGACGCCGAGCTCGTTGATCTCCAGCAGCAGGCTGCGCGCGAGCTCCAGGCCCCGCTCGATGTCGCACGATCCGTCCAGATCCGGATCGTTGATCAGGCCCTTCCATCCAACCGTGGTGCGCGGCTTTTCGAAGTAGGTCCGCATCACGATGAGCAGCTCATCACGCATGCGGTCGCGGATTGCGCCGAGCTTGGCGGCATATTCGAGCGCCGCTTCGGGATCGTGGATGGAGCACGGTCCCACCACGACCGCCAGGCGCCGGGCGTCACGGCCGTGAATGATGTCACGCAGCTCCTTGCGCGTGCGCGCGACCACCTCGGCCGCCCGCTCGCTCAGCGGCAGCTCCTTCTTGAGGTCCCTTGGCGGGCGCAGTGGCTTGGTCCCGATCACGTTGATGTCTTCCAATGTCTCTTTCATCGCCTGTCTCGCCTTCTCGTCCGTCGGCCGAGCCGCGAGCCGAAAAAGAAAAAGCCCCGGGAGGTCATCTCCCGGGGCTCGTCTTCCGCGTCTCGCGGCAAGGATGCTTTGCCGTTTACGCGCAGGGGGTCGGCCCGGGAGCTCTCCAGAGGCTAAAGTACCAAAAGAAGATGGAGGTCTTCGGGTTCATGCGCGTTCGCCTGGCCGGACCATAGCCGACGGTCCACGGGCCGGCAAGCGCTCGTTGCGACATCGGAACGCGAATCAGCCCACCCGAAGGAGCAGGACGGAGCCGGACATCGAAGACGGCTCGGGAGTGCGACATAGCCTGCATCGCATCGAGCGAGTGTCGGATCCGCTTGGAAGGCGTATCCGTCGCTCGCTCAGCCGATGCCGAGCTTGCGGCGGCCTTCCTCCGAAATCATCTGCGGGTTCCAGGGCGGGTCCCACACGATGCCAACGTGCGCCTCGGCCACGCTCGGTATCGAGCGCAGCTTCTCCTCCGCATCGCCGGCAATCGACGTCCCCATTCCGCAACCGGTTGCGGTCAGGGTCATCTTGACGTCGACGCGGTATCTGCCTTCGCCGGCTTCGGTGATGCGGGTGTCGTAGACCAGACCGAGATCGACGATGTTGACGGGAATCTCGGGGTCGTAGCAGGTGCGCAGCGCGGCGGTGACGAGGTCCTCGATGGGCCCCTCCCCGCTGGCAAGCACGCGCGCTTCCTCGGGAACATCCTTGCCGAGTGCGTCGGCGTCCAGGCCTGCGATCCGGAACAGCCCTCCGTAGGCCGGCGCCTGCACCGTGAAGGATCCGCCGAGCGACTGCGTAACGTAGACCTCGGTGCCCTTGGCGAGCTCGATCCGATCGCCCATCGGGATGCGAACGGCTTGCGTGTCTCGCGTCAGATCCAATCGTTCCATCGCGGCTCCCTTTGACGGGCCGGCGCGACGCGATGGCGACGCAGCGGCTCGCTCG from the Candidatus Limnocylindrales bacterium genome contains:
- a CDS encoding ankyrin repeat domain-containing protein is translated as MAIALTIAQPPAARCQRGERGGLTRAVIEAAGADAGRLRALLDDGAPVDVRSRARQTPLGEAAERGNVESLRLLLQRGAAADTPAKANRTPLALAVLQARVETARALIEAGADPLAGGPARSAVQIAAARARSRSFETLVQAVGEAPVRQTVLDAMLVRAAAAGRQDRVAELLELGARAQATAFGESALFAAVTARHAPLARLLLEHGAAPDARARGAATPLDLAVRQDDLDMVATLTLAGASWERTGQNTLARRARMALRGADGAVVLALERAGAIDRRDTEGMTLLMRAAQSGVVTMVRALLERGAAVDAQRWVPAASASIADRANFFADDAEAQRPSDGWTALMLAAAAGQARTAGELLQAGADVNHRSAAGRTALMVATLYGHGALVAQLLDAGADKSLQDEHGESAATLAETGGRVEIGALLGVAVSAVPEKPKPKTQPAEASDKSAAPRSEAAPPRRGSDAAAPPRDTRRAPAPKSRGAAVPERQDERSILENLRRSPARPQNRPASPSQRGPS
- a CDS encoding RNase H family protein; amino-acid sequence: MDETIEVWAFTDGAAKGNPGPGGWGAVLWVARSTVCELGGSGGHTTNNRMELTAALRALEWIGAAAGAAASRTTILTDSTYLIRGVTVWTKSWKRRGWKTAEGGDVANRDLWEALEIALARCAKVEWRYVRGHVGTPGNERADAIATGFASGKHVDLYQGAYRGYAHDLAAIPQPGAAPSPKESAKAKKAYSYLSVVDGVPARHATWAECERRVKGRSGARYKKAASAEDEEAMLAEWGFSLQDLPSGPSVTKG
- a CDS encoding chaperone modulator CbpM, with the translated sequence MTRQVRVVIEGESYLSLETVAECYHCEVSWVREVYEFGLLGSGRRVGSDVVIPSHVLDRLAAIIRLSRYYGLNLAGIALALDLDEP
- a CDS encoding DnaJ C-terminal domain-containing protein, whose product is MEFQDYYSVLGVPRDASADDIKKAYRKLALKWHPDRHKDGKDRDEAEKRFKRIAEAYEVLSDSEKRSKYDRFGQNWQHGQDFQPPPGEQRMSPEEFEAAFGRGGFSEFFESLFGEQLRRQQGGHARHGRFRHRGADVRAELSLPISQALAGGKSRFDIPVNKTCDRCGGVGFIGEHVCPACVGVGRVRERRTIDVAIPKNVRDGMTMRLKGMGEAGDTEGEAGDLYLTIRLSSDEVFRLNGEDVEADLPLAPWEAELGTRVGVRTPTGKVSLSVKPGTKAGARLRLRGKGLEDSRGQRGDFYAIVRLALPELGPKQLEQLRRLAEVTPGKVTGGAREELEQ
- a CDS encoding MFS transporter, encoding MAAKPWWSWLFFYSRTPEGVTQRQWKVLGALGLTYLVNSYDLGLLGLALPQIQQGLDVTESGLGNLTGIVRLGVLPALALNILADRIGRRRLLLVTLLGFTICTFLTAFCRTPVEFAVLQFLARMFIYSEEMLAIVVVTEELDSHARGWGIGLMVAFGAFGHGVAALVFSQVDVLPYGWRALYFIGALPLLLIVWFRRTLEETHRFTEQARRRAAAEVPTLMLDPLRKLLTRYPWRLLGLAMALIPVSFAVGSALQFQSKYLQEIHGYTPANVSMLFLLGGLLAITGGLLCGRASDRFGRRPVLSAAIVINAIGIVGLYNTAGYVLPMFWIMVIFTQFGIDVLFAALGSELFPTSYRSTASAARSIVATVAIAAGLAAEGLLYDALGSHSAAITAMAWCSLAAPLLLLTLVPETAGRELEEIAPDDD
- the ilvD gene encoding dihydroxy-acid dehydratase is translated as MSQSTQTTGLNRNSHHITEGTERAPNRSMLRAVGFRDEDFGKPIVGISNAHSDITPCNAGIGELAVEAARGLRESGAMPQTFGTITISDGISMGTEGMKCSLVSREVIADSIETVCRGQMMDGILAIGGCDKNMPGAMIAMARLDIPAVFVYGGTIKPGHLNGRDLTVVSVFEAVGEYDAGRISHEDFCAVERAAIPGKGACGGMYTANTMSSAFEAMGMSLPGSSTMAAEDAEKAESAYESGRALVEMIRANVTSRRILTKKAFENAIAVNFAVGGSTNAVLHLLAIAHAAEVDLTLEDFERIRRKVPVIADLKPSGRYVAVDLHRVGGIPLIMKMLLARGLIHGDCPTVTGRTIAENLEHVPADPPSGQDVVRPFDDPIYKDGHLAILRGNLATEGAVAKISGLKSSKITGPARVFDSEEDAMRAILNDRIVKGDVVVIRYEGPKGGPGMREMLSPTSAIIGKGLGDSVGLITDGRFSGGTYGLVVGHVAPEAAVGGTIALVQDGDMITIDGQKDLLELHVDEEELARRRAQWKAPEPRYRTGVLAKYAKLVSSASLGAVTC
- a CDS encoding antibiotic biosynthesis monooxygenase, with product MFVVTNRIPVAAGHEADFEDRFRKRAHLIDRSPGFIKNLILKPVQRRFDHATGGWKESSEQGYYLVQTYWESEEAFWAWTQSESFRIAHSNRPPAEMFAGPNVLEIHQVIQTTEAAEQQASAPAS